The Halorientalis sp. IM1011 genome window below encodes:
- a CDS encoding NfeD family protein, whose protein sequence is MVSWLFAQASVLGSDLALLLVVAGAGLVIAEALAPGAHFIVLGVALLVAGIAGLLLPTSIGIFAPLVLAALVLVVGGITLYGYRQFDFYGGKGSGQTSSSDDLRGKTGRVTERVTETGGEVKLDEGGFNPHYRARCVDGVIAEGTEVIVIDPGGGNVVTVEAIDDISDDIDRELAEEARKHDTETAEPDADPDTA, encoded by the coding sequence ATGGTATCCTGGTTGTTCGCACAGGCCTCGGTGCTGGGGTCGGACCTCGCACTGCTCCTCGTGGTCGCGGGGGCGGGGCTGGTCATCGCCGAGGCGCTGGCCCCCGGAGCCCACTTCATCGTCCTCGGCGTCGCCCTCCTGGTCGCCGGCATCGCCGGCCTCCTCTTGCCCACGAGTATCGGCATCTTCGCGCCGCTGGTACTCGCGGCGCTGGTGCTGGTCGTCGGCGGAATCACCCTCTACGGCTACCGCCAGTTCGACTTCTACGGCGGGAAGGGATCGGGCCAGACCAGTTCCTCCGACGACCTGCGGGGCAAGACCGGCCGCGTCACCGAGCGCGTCACCGAGACCGGTGGCGAAGTGAAACTCGACGAGGGCGGCTTCAATCCCCACTACCGGGCCCGCTGTGTCGACGGCGTGATCGCAGAGGGCACCGAAGTGATCGTCATCGACCCCGGCGGGGGCAACGTCGTCACCGTCGAGGCCATCGATGACATCTCCGACGACATCGACCGGGAACTCGCCGAGGAAGCCCGCAAACACGACACCGAGACGGCCGAACCCGACGCGGACCCGGACACGGCCTGA
- a CDS encoding YkgJ family cysteine cluster protein — MESLEAELDRARDLDVADLADAIVEIGFECTRCGACCKAENCEDERSESSKTRAESDANREHGGSEDGADTSADADPHTATVFPDEIRRLQDAGDYDFRDVARPMPYGLEDGPEGPEGETFEWALQTDACGDCTFYEEREASETPHGDDGTGACTVHEDRPLICRTYPFSVALGGTSQPMGEAVDEQGMVRAHECEGLGRDISRAEAEDLAAALKERAIREIEEAIGVRDEYEPVETGPGEVVVHDSEGQKRPDGTRLE; from the coding sequence ATGGAGAGCCTCGAAGCCGAACTCGACCGGGCGCGGGACCTCGACGTGGCCGACCTCGCCGACGCCATCGTCGAGATCGGGTTCGAGTGTACACGCTGTGGGGCCTGCTGTAAAGCCGAGAATTGCGAGGACGAACGAAGTGAGTCCTCGAAAACGCGAGCGGAGAGCGACGCGAACCGCGAGCACGGCGGGAGCGAAGACGGAGCCGACACGTCCGCGGACGCCGACCCCCACACGGCGACCGTCTTCCCCGACGAGATCCGGCGGTTGCAGGACGCCGGGGATTACGATTTCAGGGACGTGGCCCGCCCGATGCCCTACGGCCTCGAAGACGGACCCGAGGGCCCGGAGGGCGAGACCTTCGAGTGGGCGCTTCAGACCGACGCGTGTGGTGACTGCACCTTCTACGAGGAGCGAGAGGCGTCGGAGACGCCTCACGGAGACGACGGCACCGGAGCCTGCACGGTCCACGAGGACCGACCGCTGATCTGTCGGACCTACCCGTTCTCCGTGGCACTGGGCGGTACGAGTCAGCCGATGGGTGAAGCTGTCGACGAGCAGGGCATGGTCCGGGCCCACGAGTGTGAGGGCCTGGGCCGGGACATCTCCCGGGCCGAGGCCGAGGACCTGGCCGCGGCGCTGAAAGAGCGGGCGATCCGGGAGATCGAGGAGGCCATCGGGGTCAGAGACGAGTACGAACCGGTCGAGACGGGGCCGGGCGAGGTCGTCGTCCACGACTCGGAGGGCCAGAAGCGGCCGGACGGGACGCGGCTGGAGTGA
- a CDS encoding PQQ-binding-like beta-propeller repeat protein → MTDRRQWSRRRWLAAAGSTAAVGLAGCSSDDGTGGTDDGSTPGGNSGNGDTSNPDGGTSDQSFEGPVTAEGAWPVTHYDAANTRSTTASGPPVAVQERWSQEISGEWADAPLVVGESVYVATDEGRCYAHDLLSGEQRWVHDLSPETIFSLAASEERIYIGWGGGITAIKPDNTVSWDQSLGEYVLDLLVSDGTVYARGQERLFARDVETGDEVWTTTVPDGLSNLAVADGSVFMKDREQFKAYDAETGDRQWAVEHAGALGDAGVSIADGTAYFMADGNIEARSTEDGSLEWRWSDGTAEETVPTVADGVVYAQSLGQSGPYRIDAETGDNLGTIEVDGYTGHPVVASGTVYFSMFPDLDADTRLYAVDADSLDVRWQTTMTGGTGSTPIVLDDLLVYPRGAGLAVLDPA, encoded by the coding sequence ATGACCGATCGACGACAGTGGAGCCGCCGCCGATGGCTCGCCGCCGCCGGCAGTACCGCCGCAGTCGGCCTCGCCGGCTGTTCCAGCGACGACGGCACTGGAGGCACCGACGACGGAAGCACACCCGGCGGGAACAGTGGCAACGGCGACACGTCCAATCCCGACGGCGGAACGAGCGACCAGTCCTTCGAGGGACCGGTGACTGCCGAGGGTGCGTGGCCAGTCACGCATTACGACGCCGCCAACACACGCTCGACGACTGCCAGCGGTCCACCCGTCGCCGTGCAGGAGCGGTGGTCACAGGAGATTTCCGGCGAGTGGGCCGACGCGCCCCTCGTGGTCGGTGAATCAGTGTACGTTGCGACCGACGAGGGGCGCTGCTACGCCCACGACTTGCTCTCGGGCGAACAACGGTGGGTACACGATCTGAGTCCCGAAACCATCTTCAGTCTCGCAGCGAGCGAAGAGAGGATCTACATCGGCTGGGGTGGCGGGATAACCGCGATCAAACCCGACAACACCGTCAGCTGGGACCAGTCGCTTGGGGAATACGTCCTCGATCTGCTCGTCTCTGACGGAACCGTCTACGCACGGGGCCAGGAGCGACTGTTCGCCCGCGATGTCGAGACCGGCGATGAAGTCTGGACGACGACCGTTCCGGACGGACTCAGTAATCTGGCGGTCGCTGACGGGTCGGTGTTCATGAAGGACCGTGAGCAGTTCAAGGCCTACGATGCCGAAACCGGTGATCGGCAATGGGCCGTCGAACACGCCGGAGCGCTCGGTGACGCTGGCGTCTCCATCGCAGACGGTACCGCCTACTTCATGGCCGACGGCAACATCGAGGCCCGCTCGACCGAGGACGGCTCGCTCGAATGGCGATGGAGCGACGGCACCGCCGAGGAGACCGTCCCGACGGTCGCCGACGGCGTCGTCTACGCCCAGTCACTGGGCCAGAGTGGTCCATATCGGATCGACGCCGAGACAGGCGACAACCTCGGGACGATCGAGGTCGATGGCTACACCGGCCATCCGGTCGTCGCCAGCGGCACCGTCTACTTCTCGATGTTCCCGGACCTCGACGCCGATACACGGTTGTACGCGGTCGACGCCGACTCACTCGACGTTCGCTGGCAAACGACGATGACAGGCGGAACTGGAAGCACACCCATCGTGCTCGACGATCTGCTCGTCTACCCCCGCGGTGCCGGGCTGGCCGTGCTCGACCCAGCCTGA
- a CDS encoding SPFH domain-containing protein: MLPATVLQLGSGTVSIVLILVLVLAVVTVYQMVEIVDATEKRALTVFGEYRKLLEPGISFVPPFVSRTHTFDMRTQTLDVPRQEAITRDNSPVTADAVVYIKVMDAKKAYLEVDDYKRAVSNLAQTTLRAVLGDMELDDTLNKRQEINAKIRKELDEPTDEWGIRVESVEVREVNPSQDVQQAMEQQTSAERRRRAMILEAQGERRSAVEKAEGDKQSNIIRAQGEKQSQILEAQGDAISTVLRAKSAESMGERAVIEKGMETLENIGQGESTTFVLPQELTSMVGRYGKHLSGSDVQTNGEGTLDSLEFDSETREMLGLDNIEEILGQIDQEAEVDVEAMEEQAKAVKQGDNPADIKDPDEVIDEMDDDFETGGGGGTSMDDSDTDGESDSK; encoded by the coding sequence ATGCTCCCCGCGACAGTACTGCAACTCGGCAGTGGCACCGTCAGCATCGTCCTGATCCTGGTGCTGGTGCTCGCCGTGGTCACGGTCTACCAGATGGTCGAGATCGTCGACGCGACGGAAAAGCGCGCGCTGACGGTCTTCGGCGAGTACCGCAAACTGCTCGAACCCGGGATCAGCTTCGTCCCGCCGTTCGTCTCGCGCACCCACACGTTCGACATGCGGACCCAGACGCTGGACGTGCCCCGGCAGGAAGCGATCACCCGCGACAACTCGCCGGTGACCGCCGACGCCGTCGTCTACATCAAGGTGATGGACGCGAAGAAGGCCTACCTCGAAGTCGACGACTACAAACGCGCCGTCTCCAACCTCGCCCAGACCACCCTCCGCGCCGTGCTGGGCGACATGGAACTCGACGACACGCTGAACAAGCGCCAGGAGATCAACGCCAAGATCCGCAAGGAACTCGACGAACCCACCGACGAGTGGGGGATCCGCGTCGAGTCCGTCGAGGTCCGCGAGGTCAACCCCTCCCAGGACGTCCAGCAGGCCATGGAACAGCAGACCTCCGCCGAGCGTCGCCGCCGTGCGATGATCCTCGAAGCGCAGGGTGAACGCCGCTCCGCCGTCGAGAAGGCCGAAGGTGACAAGCAGTCCAACATCATCCGCGCACAGGGTGAAAAGCAGAGCCAGATCCTCGAAGCCCAGGGTGACGCGATTTCGACCGTGCTGCGCGCGAAATCCGCCGAGTCGATGGGCGAACGCGCCGTCATCGAGAAAGGCATGGAGACGCTGGAGAACATCGGTCAGGGCGAGTCGACGACCTTCGTCCTGCCCCAGGAACTGACGTCGATGGTCGGCCGCTACGGCAAGCACCTCTCCGGCAGCGACGTCCAGACCAACGGCGAGGGCACCCTCGACAGCCTTGAGTTCGACAGCGAGACTCGCGAGATGCTCGGTCTCGACAACATCGAGGAGATACTCGGCCAGATCGACCAGGAGGCCGAGGTCGACGTCGAAGCGATGGAGGAACAGGCCAAGGCCGTCAAACAGGGCGACAACCCCGCCGACATCAAGGACCCCGACGAGGTCATCGACGAGATGGACGACGACTTCGAGACCGGCGGTGGCGGCGGAACGAGCATGGACGACAGCGACACCGACGGCGAGTCCGACAGCAAGTAA
- a CDS encoding transcription initiation factor IIB family protein, protein MGGVNDGVACTECGGTVRRTGTETVCGDCGLVVDEDAIDRGPEWRSLDGEGDERRTGAPLTRARHDKGLSTEIGYGTGSEVSGRRQRQLVRMRRQHNRARLSSKRERNRLYAFTEIRRIVSVLGLPTTIREQACSLFESAQSEDLLCGRSLEGFAAAGVYATCRTNSIARTMDEIVDDARADRNELKAAYDALNRELGLPVGPIDPTDYLPRYASELGVEADVESRAREYAVLLVETGRMGGKNPSGVAAACLYKAAYDHGVEVTQTRAADLADVSRMTIRSTVTDLKTLRQAEEVDRSVE, encoded by the coding sequence ATGGGTGGTGTAAACGACGGTGTTGCCTGCACCGAGTGTGGAGGAACGGTACGACGGACAGGGACGGAAACGGTCTGTGGCGACTGCGGACTGGTGGTCGACGAGGACGCGATCGATCGGGGGCCGGAGTGGCGCTCGCTCGACGGGGAGGGTGACGAACGGCGAACGGGTGCGCCGCTGACGCGGGCCCGTCACGACAAGGGGCTGTCGACCGAGATCGGTTACGGGACTGGATCGGAGGTCTCGGGCCGGCGACAGCGCCAGCTCGTCCGGATGCGCCGCCAGCACAACCGGGCGCGGCTCTCCTCGAAACGGGAACGCAACCGGCTGTACGCCTTCACCGAAATCCGGCGGATCGTGTCGGTACTGGGGTTGCCGACGACGATCCGCGAGCAGGCCTGTTCGCTGTTCGAGTCGGCCCAGTCCGAGGATCTGCTCTGTGGCCGGTCGCTGGAAGGGTTCGCGGCGGCGGGCGTGTACGCGACCTGCCGAACCAACTCGATCGCCCGGACGATGGACGAGATCGTCGACGACGCCCGCGCCGATCGGAACGAACTCAAGGCCGCCTACGACGCCCTGAACCGCGAACTCGGCCTCCCGGTGGGCCCGATCGATCCGACCGACTACCTCCCCCGGTACGCCTCCGAACTCGGAGTGGAAGCCGACGTCGAGAGTCGGGCGCGGGAGTACGCCGTCTTGCTCGTCGAGACCGGCCGCATGGGCGGGAAGAACCCGAGCGGCGTCGCGGCCGCCTGTCTCTACAAGGCGGCCTACGACCACGGTGTCGAGGTGACTCAGACCCGGGCAGCCGACCTCGCGGACGTGTCCCGGATGACGATCCGCTCGACGGTCACCGACCTGAAAACCCTCCGACAGGCCGAGGAGGTCGACCGCTCCGTCGAGTAG
- a CDS encoding MarR family transcriptional regulator produces MPEEGVDESKRSTLRRFAAIGAASPLARFQSEETSDSDAPDAIAGYVAATPGAHFSKLRDDLQLGTGETQHHLRRLVREGAIESRKDGDYRRYFPADRFSEFEQVALGYLRRETPRGMLVALLRDPELTAGDLADELDVSTPTVSKYASELDAAGLLSRTEGYAVERPETIALLLVRYADSFGPEAAALAAEADTLLTYDA; encoded by the coding sequence ATGCCTGAGGAGGGGGTGGACGAGTCCAAGCGGTCGACGCTACGCCGGTTCGCGGCTATCGGCGCGGCCAGCCCCCTGGCTCGATTTCAGTCCGAGGAGACAAGCGATAGCGACGCACCCGACGCCATCGCAGGCTACGTCGCTGCGACGCCCGGTGCACACTTCTCGAAACTTCGCGACGACCTGCAACTGGGGACCGGCGAGACCCAGCACCACCTCCGTCGACTCGTCCGGGAGGGCGCCATCGAGAGCCGCAAGGACGGCGACTATCGCCGGTACTTCCCGGCCGATCGCTTCTCGGAATTCGAGCAGGTAGCCCTGGGTTACCTGCGCCGGGAGACGCCGCGTGGGATGCTCGTCGCCCTGTTGCGCGACCCGGAGCTGACCGCCGGCGACCTGGCCGATGAGCTTGACGTGTCGACGCCGACGGTCAGCAAATACGCGAGCGAACTCGACGCAGCGGGCCTGCTCTCTCGCACCGAGGGGTACGCCGTCGAGCGTCCGGAGACGATCGCGCTCTTGCTCGTGCGGTACGCCGACTCGTTCGGCCCCGAGGCCGCGGCGCTCGCGGCCGAGGCCGACACGCTACTCACCTACGACGCGTAA
- a CDS encoding secretion system protein → MSSPTASDAEEGGADGIGRRVRRLITDEDAAAADAAGAASRRERRRRRRAQRSRDPIVELSTIVHGLASLYPYEVETSDELADSLSFLQSEYQPETVVRAGFGAGILSVFLLVPLLLSPLPLLAVGVLMVLFPLGIIHGVHSAPHVLADFRRTRALGDTPNLIGRVVLRMQIQPATENAVRFAAETGRGPLAESLSAHIDRSIGTPRTGLTSFADEWAEEFPAIRRSAALLVTAQDAPEGERGRTLDRALSAILDGTRNQMAEFTSAIQGPTTALYAFGVMLPMALVALIPAATLAGYPVSIWVFVILYNLTLPLLLLAASAWLLTRRPVAFPPPAVTRAHPDVPDRVTKPLLIGLLVGGFAFGLLEFGALVGRLPPLAPVASVLEPVSYLAPIVGFGLGLGAFLLAAYRPIKDVRDYVRDVEEHLVDALYLVGRQVDEDEAVESAVAHAGDRVPEETGEVFEDAAGIQRRLRTSVHEAFLGDYGALEDIPSPRAEGTASLLSIAADEGQPAGRAIVSMADHLEELQEVEAETKRSLATVTGTLEHTASFFAPMVGGATVGLAAGMVGEGAAAADVEPMPVEPLGIVVGIYVVTLCFILTALSIGLRHGLDRSLVGYRIGQSLVAAIPIYLFTLSIVGSIM, encoded by the coding sequence ATGAGCTCACCGACGGCGAGCGACGCCGAGGAGGGCGGGGCGGACGGCATCGGCCGACGGGTACGGCGCCTGATCACGGACGAGGACGCCGCGGCCGCCGACGCCGCCGGTGCCGCCTCCCGGCGCGAACGCCGACGGCGACGGCGCGCCCAGCGGTCACGGGACCCCATCGTCGAACTCTCGACCATCGTCCACGGACTGGCGAGCCTCTACCCCTACGAGGTGGAGACGAGCGACGAACTCGCGGATTCGCTCTCCTTTCTCCAGTCCGAGTATCAGCCGGAGACGGTGGTCCGCGCGGGCTTCGGCGCGGGAATCCTGTCCGTGTTCCTGCTCGTGCCGCTGCTCCTGTCGCCGCTCCCGCTGCTGGCGGTGGGCGTTCTGATGGTGCTGTTCCCCCTCGGGATCATCCACGGGGTCCACTCCGCGCCGCACGTGCTCGCGGATTTCCGGCGAACACGGGCGCTCGGTGACACGCCGAACCTGATCGGCCGGGTAGTGTTGCGGATGCAGATTCAGCCGGCTACCGAGAACGCCGTCCGGTTCGCCGCCGAGACGGGACGGGGACCGCTGGCCGAGAGCCTCTCGGCCCACATCGACCGCTCCATCGGGACGCCGCGAACGGGGCTGACCTCCTTCGCCGACGAGTGGGCCGAGGAGTTCCCGGCGATCCGGCGGTCGGCGGCCCTGCTCGTGACCGCCCAGGACGCGCCGGAGGGCGAACGCGGCCGGACGCTGGATCGGGCGCTCAGCGCGATTCTGGACGGCACGCGCAACCAGATGGCGGAGTTCACATCGGCGATCCAGGGGCCGACGACCGCGCTGTACGCCTTCGGCGTGATGCTCCCGATGGCGCTCGTCGCGCTCATCCCGGCGGCGACGCTCGCGGGCTATCCCGTCTCGATCTGGGTGTTCGTGATCCTCTACAACCTCACCCTGCCGCTGCTCCTGCTGGCGGCCAGCGCCTGGCTGCTCACCCGGCGGCCCGTCGCCTTCCCGCCGCCGGCGGTCACCCGCGCCCACCCGGACGTCCCCGACCGGGTGACCAAGCCGCTCCTGATCGGCCTCCTCGTCGGTGGGTTCGCGTTCGGCCTGCTCGAATTCGGCGCGTTAGTGGGCCGACTCCCGCCGCTCGCGCCCGTCGCGTCCGTCCTCGAACCGGTGAGCTACCTCGCACCGATCGTCGGGTTCGGTCTCGGACTCGGAGCCTTCCTGCTCGCGGCCTACCGGCCGATCAAGGACGTGCGGGACTACGTCCGGGACGTGGAGGAGCACCTCGTCGACGCGCTCTACCTCGTGGGCCGGCAGGTCGACGAGGACGAGGCCGTCGAGTCGGCCGTCGCCCACGCCGGCGACCGCGTCCCCGAGGAGACCGGCGAGGTGTTCGAAGACGCCGCTGGCATCCAGCGCCGCCTGCGAACGAGCGTCCACGAGGCCTTCCTCGGCGACTACGGCGCGCTCGAAGACATCCCGAGTCCGCGCGCCGAGGGAACCGCCTCCCTCCTCTCGATCGCTGCCGACGAGGGCCAGCCCGCCGGCCGTGCGATCGTCTCGATGGCCGACCACCTCGAAGAACTCCAGGAGGTCGAGGCGGAGACCAAGCGCTCGCTGGCGACGGTGACGGGGACGCTCGAACACACGGCCTCCTTCTTCGCGCCCATGGTCGGCGGCGCGACGGTCGGGCTGGCAGCCGGGATGGTCGGCGAGGGCGCAGCGGCCGCCGACGTGGAGCCGATGCCGGTCGAACCGCTCGGGATCGTCGTCGGGATCTACGTCGTCACGCTGTGTTTCATCCTGACGGCGCTCTCGATCGGCCTCCGGCACGGACTGGACCGCTCGCTCGTCGGCTACCGGATCGGCCAGTCGCTGGTGGCCGCCATCCCGATCTATCTCTTCACGCTCTCGATCGTCGGCTCGATCATGTAG
- a CDS encoding helix-turn-helix domain-containing protein, translating to MFRFPPRTDTDASLGTGTVPGRVRRPFAVGGLVPVATVASARPALLVGGLLVVGLLAGALALATIRTRSATDPTETDDEEAPAHPDAWRVRRLLDEHGGRLPQSEIVERTGWSKSKVSRVLSAMAEDEQVQKIRIGRENLVTRPGDEPEHAGSPFDDDTPKG from the coding sequence ATGTTCCGGTTTCCCCCTCGAACGGACACAGACGCGAGTCTCGGTACAGGCACAGTCCCGGGTCGCGTTCGGCGGCCGTTCGCCGTCGGCGGCCTGGTCCCGGTGGCCACGGTCGCGTCCGCTCGTCCGGCACTGCTCGTCGGTGGCCTGCTCGTGGTCGGCCTGTTGGCCGGCGCGCTGGCGCTCGCCACGATCCGGACGCGGTCGGCTACGGACCCGACCGAGACCGACGACGAGGAGGCGCCGGCACACCCCGACGCCTGGCGGGTCCGCCGCCTGCTGGACGAACACGGTGGGCGACTTCCCCAGTCCGAGATCGTCGAGCGGACCGGCTGGTCGAAATCGAAGGTGAGCCGCGTCCTCTCGGCGATGGCCGAGGACGAACAGGTCCAGAAGATTCGGATCGGGCGGGAGAACCTCGTCACCCGACCCGGCGACGAACCGGAACACGCCGGCAGTCCGTTCGACGACGACACCCCGAAGGGGTAG
- a CDS encoding type II/IV secretion system ATPase subunit produces MSQNASGFSIESLLADAGLGGLFGLGSDEPDQTCSCRMAFDDRLLAVDATGCDGDLSASTVCRRAVVEELVDRDAGGIVVESNGREYRYDDATVDLLSAAGRFVDLLGDRDERLADAAASDPLDVAAELETRVGPVADVGVESGLLDAAAAIPDYDALAPDVGLRIADYYVDRSVGEDARLEGVTSLSTGSEARIYRRADSVPLYALDPVDLTLSPAEREILLDAYEAIAEGRVDGDRAASRAIEHVTDGQVDPLLTAILAKHTSGYGILEDLFADDRVTDVYVTSPVSANPLRVVVDGQSMTTNVHMTESGAEALASRIRRTSGRAFSRASPTVDATAGLDNGIDLRIAGITDPVAEGVAFAFREQADDQFTLPSLVANDTMSAEVAAFLSVAIERNAAALIAGTRGAGKTTLLGTLLYELTPDTRTVVIEDTPELPVDPLQSVDRDVQALRTGTGDGPEITATEALRTALRLGDGALVVGEIRGEEAQVLYEAMRVGANANAVLGTIHGDGADEVYERVVSDLGVPSSSFGATDLVVTVQAYRTPEGRKRRLARIEEVMVSGEEIWFEPLYEIEGEQAQSTGRIDRGESRFVDRLTGPGEDYADIRAAIDRRRQLLADLAEDGRTSPREVAAAYAGREDA; encoded by the coding sequence ATGTCACAGAACGCATCCGGTTTCTCCATCGAGTCGCTCCTGGCCGACGCGGGGCTCGGTGGGCTGTTCGGGCTGGGGTCCGACGAGCCGGACCAGACGTGTTCCTGCCGGATGGCGTTCGACGACCGACTGCTGGCGGTCGACGCGACGGGCTGTGACGGCGACCTCTCGGCGTCGACCGTCTGCCGGCGGGCGGTCGTCGAGGAACTCGTCGACCGGGACGCCGGGGGGATCGTCGTCGAATCGAACGGCCGGGAGTACCGCTACGACGACGCCACCGTCGACCTGCTGTCGGCGGCCGGGCGGTTCGTCGACCTGCTGGGCGACCGCGACGAGCGACTGGCCGACGCCGCCGCGAGCGACCCGCTCGACGTGGCCGCGGAACTGGAGACACGGGTCGGCCCCGTCGCGGACGTGGGCGTCGAGTCGGGGTTGCTCGACGCCGCGGCGGCGATTCCGGACTACGACGCGCTGGCTCCGGACGTGGGGCTTCGGATCGCCGACTACTACGTCGACCGGTCGGTCGGCGAGGACGCCCGCCTCGAAGGGGTCACGTCGCTGTCGACGGGGAGCGAGGCGCGGATCTACCGGCGGGCCGACAGCGTGCCGCTGTACGCGCTCGATCCGGTCGATCTCACCCTCTCGCCGGCGGAACGGGAGATCCTGCTGGACGCCTACGAGGCCATCGCCGAGGGCCGCGTCGACGGCGACCGGGCGGCTTCGCGGGCGATCGAGCACGTCACCGACGGGCAGGTCGATCCCCTCCTGACCGCGATCCTGGCGAAACACACGAGCGGCTACGGCATCCTCGAAGACCTGTTCGCCGACGACCGCGTGACCGACGTGTACGTCACCTCGCCGGTGTCGGCCAATCCGCTCCGGGTCGTCGTCGACGGCCAGTCGATGACGACCAACGTCCACATGACCGAGAGCGGGGCGGAGGCGCTGGCCTCCCGCATCCGGCGGACCAGCGGCCGGGCGTTCTCCCGGGCGAGTCCGACCGTCGACGCGACCGCGGGGCTGGACAACGGGATCGATCTGCGGATCGCCGGGATCACCGACCCGGTCGCCGAGGGCGTCGCCTTCGCCTTCCGCGAGCAGGCCGACGATCAGTTCACACTCCCGTCGCTCGTGGCCAACGACACCATGTCCGCCGAGGTGGCGGCCTTCCTCTCGGTCGCCATCGAGCGCAACGCCGCGGCGCTGATCGCCGGGACCCGCGGGGCCGGGAAGACAACGCTGCTCGGGACCCTGCTGTACGAGTTGACGCCGGATACCAGAACCGTGGTCATCGAGGACACGCCGGAGTTGCCGGTCGATCCGCTCCAGTCGGTCGACCGTGACGTGCAGGCGCTGCGGACCGGAACCGGCGATGGGCCGGAGATCACCGCCACGGAGGCCCTGCGGACGGCGTTGCGGCTCGGCGACGGGGCGCTGGTCGTCGGGGAGATCCGCGGCGAAGAGGCGCAGGTCCTCTACGAGGCGATGCGGGTCGGTGCCAACGCCAACGCGGTGCTGGGGACGATCCACGGTGACGGGGCCGACGAGGTGTACGAGCGGGTCGTCTCGGACCTGGGGGTGCCATCCTCCTCGTTCGGCGCGACCGACCTGGTGGTGACGGTCCAGGCCTACAGGACACCCGAGGGCCGGAAACGCCGACTGGCCCGCATCGAGGAGGTGATGGTCAGCGGGGAGGAGATCTGGTTCGAGCCGCTGTACGAGATCGAGGGGGAGCAGGCCCAGTCGACGGGCCGGATCGACCGCGGCGAGAGCCGCTTCGTCGACCGCCTCACCGGGCCGGGCGAGGACTACGCCGACATCAGGGCGGCCATCGACCGGCGGCGTCAGTTGCTGGCGGACCTGGCCGAGGACGGGCGGACCAGCCCCCGGGAGGTGGCGGCGGCCTACGCGGGCCGTGAGGACGCATGA
- a CDS encoding TRAM domain-containing protein, giving the protein MEISDKLLCLFSAEVEPSEDGYVIEVPQRELDTGSVEAGDTYRVALIESDREETVESDEPETPSSEPQPPVEAGEIRYVEIEDIGKQGDGIARVERGYVIIVPGAEIGERVKVEITEVKSNFAVGEIIDEDI; this is encoded by the coding sequence TTGGAGATATCTGATAAACTCCTGTGTTTGTTCAGCGCCGAAGTCGAGCCCAGCGAGGACGGGTACGTGATCGAGGTACCACAGCGTGAACTCGACACCGGATCGGTCGAGGCCGGCGACACCTACCGGGTGGCGCTCATCGAGAGCGACCGCGAAGAGACAGTCGAGAGTGACGAACCCGAAACACCGTCTTCGGAGCCCCAGCCGCCGGTCGAGGCCGGCGAGATCCGCTACGTCGAGATCGAGGACATCGGCAAACAGGGCGACGGCATCGCCCGCGTCGAACGCGGCTACGTCATCATCGTCCCCGGTGCCGAGATCGGGGAGCGCGTGAAAGTCGAGATTACCGAGGTCAAGTCCAACTTCGCAGTCGGCGAGATCATCGACGAAGATATCTGA